tctaaggaacatccactggaatgccaggtccaaaagttgaGTTAACATTGAATTGATGATCAATGATAtgtactcctcctgtcagtggttttaacgttatgcctgatcagtgtacctTATCTGTAGTATAGCTGTAGTTGTAGTATTGTAGCTTAGAGTTCATAGTTGCACTCAGTGCACATTAAATCACACATTATCGGCGTGACATTTCTTGTTAAACCAGAGATTATGTGTCACAGCGTGAGATGTTGGAAATGTTGCACATCTTTATGTACACAACGAGCTAGTTATTTTCACAAGTTAACAGCCTAAGAAAAGCTAATTGCTGCATGGCTCTAGCTGTGAAAAAACATATGATATCAAAACATATCTCATCCTCCCTTGTAGTTGGGTATAGCAACTTAACTCCCTGCAAAACCTCCAACATCGTCATACATTTTTGGGACCAGTGGAGTTTGCCTTATAGTTTCCAATATACAGAattccatttaaataatatgtgaGACTTTAAATACTGAAATCATAACAAACctatctgtgttttttatttaataactgTTTTCTTTTGGCAATGTAGTTCACTTAATATCAgggtttaattagtttttattgaGTATTTTAAATCTCTCACAGTGTGGATGCGGACTTTAACACATAGCACATAACTTTCAGATGTGCTCTTTTAAAGGAGAGATAAGCTTAATGTCTGTTTGGTCAAGccatcaaaaatataaatattcctTTAAAATGCCCATTATTTTAGTACTTATTTATTATCTTAGTCAGATTTTTTATTCACTTAGACATTGGAAAAGACtttcctaaaatgtttttttgtgtagttttgttATAATTAAGCTACATATCGTTCATGcagataatttatttataacaaaaaTAGCCTGACTGTAACTTAAACGTGGCAAAGAAGGCAGAGAAAATGACAGTCAAATTCTAGGGAGTTTTAAGGTTGACATTGCAgattttaaaagcaataaaaaactttctgttcctttgtgttattttgcatATGTTAGATATGTTGTCTTGTCTCAACAGATACTGGCTGAGATGTGTCAGAGCGGTTATAAAGATGCTCTACGCTTCCTCGAAGAGAACAGTGAGTTCTCTATTATTGTGTTACCGTGGTGACTCTTGACTAAGATCACCTGGCTATGATGCATCCCTATCCCTATCACCCTCTAGCTTGATCTTTGGACTGTGTCACTTATGTCATATTTTGTGACGCCAGACCTGCTGATGCTGGAGTGTCCGAGCTCGGGGCCCTCCCCGGCAGAGAGCCCTGCGAGCTGCTGTTGCAACCACACTGAAACAACGAAAGAGTGGGTGCTCCGGAGGCTCCGCCTGCTGCGCAAACAACACTGGTGGTTGGATGAGCAGATCGCTCTGCCTACGTCAATCAAGAAAGGTTGGCTGCCTTTCCAGACTCAACTGGCTTAGCTGGGAAAATGTGTTTGAGGCACGTTTTTGTGTTTCGACCTCACAGATTACATAATGTCTCTTTAAACTAGGGATGTCCCGATCAAGTTATTTCGCCATGTTCTGATATCGATCTCTTAATATTCAGTATCGGCCAATTCGAGTCCCTATCCgatcttaaataaaccaaattctctccctctgtttttagTGGCTTTGACGCTAGCCAACggccactaaaacagaagaagttgtcttgctctgtgttttccttgatACTGATCGCGACGTTTCTACTTAAAACAAATTTGTAGATAATGTTACAAGCATGGCATGTGGTTGACTATCCTGTTTTTGCGTCTGTCAGTGTTCTGCGAAGCCTGCCAAGATAAATCCGGCCTGTACGCTAAGGTGTCTGAGATGCTGCCAGTGAGAGTGGCTTCCTACATGCTCATGCCATACACACTTCCTGTACAGTCAGCCTACTCCGTGGCCCAGAGGTGAGGTGACACAAGCTTTAAGCATCGGCTTTGGGGGAGACTAACGCccaaatgtatttaacatgaTGTCTCGTTTGGACAAGGTTTGTGGAGTGGATCCCAGAGGTGCCAACTGATGTGCGCTGGCTGTTCAGCGTGGCAGGTGATGTGTACCGACAGGCCTGGAGAGGACAACCAGGCGGCTCCATCAGGTGATTTGATTGAATAACTGTAGCAGCTTTAGGACAAAATCCTTTCTAGTGGTGGAATGCCAAAAACAGAATTTAGATGAATTAGTCTAGTGGGACATTGTAAGATTCCCCAGGTTAGGAAGACTCAGTCTCagtattttataattattaattgtgtTACTTTTGCTGTCATTGTCATGGAATCTCTCATTTGTGAGCAATAGCCAAACACAGATTCTCTGAAAACATGGGCTAGCGTTGTTGTAGCTGTAGTGAGTCTAGTTTGACACATACTGAGGACCAGACACTGAGCCTATTATGGACATGCcactatatataatatatgagAATAAACTGGCTTCCTGTCTATTGCTTCTACgtataaatattatttgaaataaGTGAAACTCTTACACGCATGTATAATTGCATATGCAGTGAACCAAATCTGAGGAAATGCTTGAGTGTGCCTCCACTGCCTTCGGAGCGTGACGGTCCTCTGCAAAGAGACGCCCTGCCTGCTCTCTCCTCCCTCGACCTCCACGGAAACTACTGGGAGGTCCCCAAAtctacctcctcctcatcccagCCTCACCCTCCTCTCATCGCACCCTTATCTCCACAACAAGTCTGCTTCTTTGTCGGATCGCAGGATGAACCCCACAGCCATGAACAGCAGTAAAACAATTCAGGACCTTCCCTTTACCAATGATGTGGCCACATTTCAGCACAGATGCTTTGGCCGGTGTTAAAGGTTTGAACAAATGAGCAC
This portion of the Mugil cephalus isolate CIBA_MC_2020 chromosome 22, CIBA_Mcephalus_1.1, whole genome shotgun sequence genome encodes:
- the pnpla3 gene encoding patatin-like phospholipase domain containing 3 is translated as MFDLNGGWNLSFAGCGFLGIYHIGVASCLLEKAPYLIKGATRLYGASAGALTAAVLASQAPITKCCEDVIEVAREARKRNLGPLHPTFNLVKVMKSGLDRDLPSDAHTLASGRLCISLTRVSDGENVLVSEFSSKEELIQALICSCFIPIYCGLIPPSFRGVRYVDGGISDNLPQSELKNTITISPFSGESDICPRDNSSSFHELRFTNTSIQMNLGNMYRLTRALFPPEPKILAEMCQSGYKDALRFLEENNLLMLECPSSGPSPAESPASCCCNHTETTKEWVLRRLRLLRKQHWWLDEQIALPTSIKKVFCEACQDKSGLYAKVSEMLPVRVASYMLMPYTLPVQSAYSVAQRFVEWIPEVPTDVRWLFSVAGDVYRQAWRGQPGGSISEPNLRKCLSVPPLPSERDGPLQRDALPALSSLDLHGNYWEVPKSTSSSSQPHPPLIAPLSPQQVCFFVGSQDEPHSHEQQ